The window atcatacaatgtgtaaCCACATGCTGTCAAATACAGATGGGCCAATTTCCTTCGCACAGAATaattttttggttttaaagaCTACTTTCAGGTGAGAATCCATCTAACATCCAGATtttaaattgtgaaattttcCTTTAAATGCTGCTTgttacaaagaaaatgtatttaagttcCATTCCAACACTGATACTGACAGTTTCTTATCGTCTGGTATTTACAAAGGAATACACTTTCATTTCACTGCCATTTTGGTTTTGATGGTGATTGTGATGCTCTCGTATGGACTTCATCTGGTCTGTCTGAGCTGGCTGTCTGACTTAACATCTAGCTGTACACTACACATAGAGAACCATCagcggtctgtctgtctgcctgtttgtctgactAAACATTCAGTCCTTCTAAACAAGGACAGACATCAGTGTTAACGAGACTGAACTTTCAGTTGTGTAAAACTGAGAAAGCTATTCATAATTTTGTGTGTTTGCCTATTTGATCAAACAGTAAATAATTTTAGTTTtaaatatctgtctgtctttctccgtCTGACCAAACATTCTGTTGTGGTACCATCAGTGTTTTGGGTTAGTCTATCTGTTTAACAAAACATTCAGTCATGGTACACAAGAAAAGCCATCAGTGGttttatgtttgtctgtgtacagGAGGTCTGACCCAACATTAACTCAGTCAGACCGGGTACACACTACACAGAGAGAGCCATCAGTGGTTTTGGGTATATTTGGCTGAGGCTGattcatgtctgtctgtcagttgacctgacagacagaggaagggcCAGAGATGGAGAGCCATCAGTGAGCTGGGAAACATCAGGGAACCCCCATCCACCATCGAACAGCTCTAACTACAtccttttttatttctaaaGTCTGTTCAGTAGCTGGTAACCTTCCGTCTGCTTAGCCTGTCAtagtggaggagcaggagaagcaTTGTCCAAACATGCTACATAGTAGCAGAGACAATTAGTTTAAATTACCTGAAAGTCTATTTCATTTTCTCTAGTGGCTCATGACTCAATGTCAAATCTAATAGTTCCACTAAAACCAGAAGagataaatgaagaaaaatagaGCTGTGATAGGTCCTTGTGTTTGAAACCAGGCtgcaagaaacaaaaacagctaAATTCAATTTTCAAAACCAATCAACATGGAGTTAGTTCAATGTGTGTTGATTTCATCAGAAAAATTGAGATACATgtacaatattttatatttttcttctctgGCACTATGAGTCACATGTCTGCTCAGaatattaaatacttaaaacatttcttcaaaccATCATGCCAatttattctgttttaaattGACACATTAAATGCTTTTGATGAAGTGGTCATAGAATCCAATAGAATAATTTAATTTGATGTCCGCTTTGAAAACACTGAATGCTAATTAAAACCTATAAAATATAAGACAACTCTCCAACTACATGGATTATCGAGTAACCTTATAATTCACATCAGATTCCAGGTTTTTTCAATATAATATGGATGCACAAATAAACCGTCAATATCAACTTATCAGGAATTTTAATGACATGAACCCATTCTATTACCGGCATAGGCAATACAAGCAGGTTTGACTGAGCAACGACTACTAACACACTAACAGAGTGTCAATACTGTTGATTGATTGGCTAGTTTAACTGTTTATCTtagataagaaaaaaaacaggcaaaAGGGTCAACAAGCATAGGTCGTACAAGCGTTATCAAACTCTCTCCCAGTCCCTGTAGATAGCAACAGCAAAAATACTTTTGAACAGCAAATCCAACTTAGAAGAAAACTCAAACAGAACTTGTTTCAGAAGAGAAACTTACTGCTTCTGCAGAGACACTtacaaaaaactgtcaaaatgtCATAATATTTGTTGAAATGTGTACTACAAGAGACAAACAATTCATCATCCTCAATTCGTGAAACAACTGAGTACCAACACAGGATACATTAAATAATTGAAGCCTTAGCTACAACCACAAAAACAGGTATTCATCAAGTCCAGAAAGAAAGAATTAGAATAAAAAGCACAATATCAAATATTTTGCTATAAAAATCTTATGTACAGTCTTCATCACATTTACAAGACGGTTGCTTTTGAAATAGCAAGTTGTAGTTCAGGCTTCCACTGGAAGGATATTACAATTCAGTGATGCAGATATTTCATGAAGCTCTTTTGAGGCCGAAATCCATCACATCTTCCACATATGTAGTTCATCAAATGAGCAAAACCAGAAACGGTAGTCCAGCGCAGAGGGTGTACTTGGTCTGCCGAATTCTGACACCCGTCGAACGAAACCAGTGGACTTCCTGGTCATCACCTGTAAAGATAAGAGGAGGAAAAACTAGAACTTTAGAATTTAACATGAATAAAGAAGACTGAACTGAAATGGAaagatgagagaaagaaaatacaggAACAACAGTTAGAACAAAAGGTGACTGAATTGAAACGAAGGAATGTGAAAGCAGGGAAATAGGGCCGTTAGCACATCCTCAGACCTGAAAACCCAGCCTCTCTCTGAGGCCTCTGAATAATCTTTAGTGGGCTTTCAGGGCAGAGCAGCAACCTGTGATGATCCACAGGAGCCCATTCTGTTGCCCAGTGAGGTGCAAATTGATTTTCTCATCACCCATTCACAGCCAAACTGGTGCCATCTCAGATAATACCTGTTCCTCACAAAAGCATTAGCAAAGATATGTGCTAGACCACTCCTTTTGTATCAACACAAACCAAATCTGAGTGATATGAACTGAGACACTGTTGATTTGATTTTAGGCAAGAAGGCTTAAGCACATATACAACTAAGGTTAAGTAGGCTTGTTAatgtcaaaatgtgaattatagCAGATTTGGTTTGCATAAATCAAACAGTATTTAGGCATGCCATAAATTCAACAGAGGGCAGTTCTTCAACAGATTGGTGACAATTGCACCAAAAGGTCAGTCTCGTTTATCTGAGCCCCCAAGATCATTCACAGGTCTGTGTCttttagagaaaaaaaatagtGACACGTTTTCAAACAATCAATGGTTCATAAGGTGCCTTACCACAGTTGTTATGGAACACCTCAGGAAAACAGTGCAACAGCCCGTATCCACATCTGCAATAGGAACAGCCTTTCTGCACCCACTCTCCATGAGGAATGACCCCGCAGCTCCTGCAGAGTACAGGGAAACTCAAATAAATACTGGCATTATATTGAACCGCCTAACAAGTTTACCCTCACAAACCAGCCAAACAAATTTGGGGCATTTGTGAGTGGGAATGAAATTACCTGACGCGTTCGTCATATTCACAGCTCCGGCCGGTAAAGTGTGGTGGACATGCACAAAAGCTCCCCAAAATACAAGTGCCACCGTTTTTACAACAGTTTCGACTCTGTTTTGAACCTTTGAGGAAAGAGTGAGATACAGTATTGGTTTGATATAGTGCATTTACACTAAGGTTCAGTCAAGAGGTGCATTCTGCAGGGCGTTGAGCAACATTCAGATAAAAATTTGACATTAGTGTCTGCAATGTCCCACAAAGTTTGCCTAATGACTGTGCCCCTGAAGACACTGACCAGAACACTGTTTTAGACAAACATTCCTGCAGAGCCATGTTTCTATTCACAGagcaataaaaacacagaaaacagcTTGGCAGAAAGTTGTTTGTGTAATTAAGTCAAACAAGCAGGATGAAAACCTGTGATACTGTTTGTGAGTCACTATACACTTCCAGGCTAAATATTCACACACGTTCAATATCAAATTCTGTGTGGTGAGTTTATGTAGGTAGGTATGATGTCAGAAATTATACTTACTTCCAGTTAGGCCGATGAATGGTAGGACAGAGCCCGCATCGCGATGTTTTCGGTCCCCAGTAGGAGAGTTCATCTCATTGAATTGATTCAGGTAATCAACGTTCTGTGTTGGCTTCCCGGATTCTATCGTTTTGGTCAATACGGCTATAGTTTTCGTACATTCAGATCCTTCACAACCTTAgcagagaaaaatgtaaaataaatgtaggcCAATGTTACGGTATAAACTGTTAAATAGTTTAGTAAGCTAAACAAATGACGACGGCCTAATACTTATTATCATATGACGTACCTGATGCAATAGTCATGGCCTCGCAAGCAACAGTTGCCGATAAGAAAAGCCTAAAATAGACAAAGGGGTaaattgtatattatatttacataaaaataggctacatttcttaacttaaaa is drawn from Esox lucius isolate fEsoLuc1 chromosome 14, fEsoLuc1.pri, whole genome shotgun sequence and contains these coding sequences:
- the tdgf1 gene encoding teratocarcinoma-derived growth factor 1; its protein translation is MNLGQLLRLFLSATVACEAMTIASGCEGSECTKTIAVLTKTIESGKPTQNVDYLNQFNEMNSPTGDRKHRDAGSVLPFIGLTGSSKQSRNCCKNGGTCILGSFCACPPHFTGRSCEYDERVRSCGVIPHGEWVQKGCSYCRCGYGLLHCFPEVFHNNCGDDQEVHWFRSTGVRIRQTKYTLCAGLPFLVLLI